A genomic window from Nicotiana sylvestris chromosome 11, ASM39365v2, whole genome shotgun sequence includes:
- the LOC138880882 gene encoding uncharacterized protein: protein MIKVISWNVRGLNDKKKREIIKSQVQNWRADIICMQETKVEGDIEEIVRQIWGGRWVRYASLEASGTRGGILLLWDCRVWKGEVLQTGAYTLTCKFEALLQNFQCHITRVYAPNCRIERKKVWSEIGAVRGLMEGPWAVCGDFNVTRYPSEKRECSRRSRAMVEFSDFIEDMELIDLRLEGGNYTWFKGDNHTAASRIDRFLISEEWDVRFRNIKQTIQQRLISDHSPVALDCGAWEQAKSYFKFENWWLNVEGFEDRIREWWGSFEFSGRPDYILACKLKALKGKLKGWSRSYEGNLGMQKKKMLSQLADFETTQQLRELTEEESVRKAATLMEIEVHLKNEEFAWRQKSRALWLKEGNRNTKIFHRTANARKRNNNIDQITIRHKVIEDPERIENEIIEFYKEL from the coding sequence ATGATCAAAGTAATTTCCTGGAATGTAAGGGGTTTAAACGATAAGAAGAAAAGGGAGATAATAAAAAGTCAAGTGCAGAATTGGAGGGCAGACATTATTTGCATGCAAGAAACAAAAGTCGAGGGGGATATCGAGGAAATAGTCAGGCAAATATGGGGTGGTAGATGGGTGAGGTATGCAAGTTTAGAAGCTAGCGGCACGAGAGGGGGAATTTTGTTGTTATGGGATTGCAGAGTATGGAAAGGGGAGGTGTTACAGACTGGTGCATACACTTTGACGTGCAAGTTTGAAGCTCTTCTACAGAATTTTCAATGTCACATAACAAGAGTGTATGCTCCAAATTGTAGAATAGAAAGGAAAAAAGTATGGAGTGAAATTGGTGCAGTGAGGGGATTGATGGAAGGTCCTTGGGCGGTTTGTGGCGATTTTAACGTTACAAGGTATCCTTCTGAAAAACGGGAATGTTCAAGAAGGTCAAGAGCGATGGTGGAGTTTTCGGATTTTATAGAAGATATGGAGTTGATAGATCTTCGACTTGAAGGAGGAAACTACACTTGGTTCAAAGGGGACAATCATACAGCGGCTTCAAGAATTGATAGATTTCTTATTTCAGAAGAATGGGACGTAAGGTTCAGAAACATCAAGCAAACTATCCAACAAAGGCTCATTTCGGACCATTCACCTGTGGCTCTAGACTGTGGTGCGTGGGAACAAGCTAAATCATACTTTAAGTTTGAAAATTGGTGGCTGAATGTGGAAGGTTTTGAGGACAGAATTAGAGAGTGGTGGGGATCCTTTGAATTCTCAGGAAGACCTGATTACATTCTAGCTTGCAAGTTAAAAGCTCTCAAGGGCAAGCTAAAAGGATGGAGCAGAAGTTACGAAGGCAATTTGGGAATGCAGAAAAAAAAAATGCTAAGTCAACTAGCAGATTTTGAGACAACGCAACAACTAAGAGAGTTGACAGAGGAGGAATCAGTCAGGAAAGCAGCCACTCTAATGGAGATTGAGGTGCATCTCAAGAATGAAGAATTTGCATGGAGACAAAAATCAAGAGCTTTGTGGCTCAAAGAAGGGAATAGGAATACAAAAATTTTCCATCGAACTGCAAATGCACGCAAGAGAAACAACAACATTGACCAAATAACGATTCGACATAAAGTAATCGAGGATCCAGAAAGAATAGAgaacgagatcattgaattctaCAAGGAGCTATAA